CTTCTACCAAGTCCTGTCTGATACTTTGTAATATTGTTTGTTAAAGCAAATTGACTGGAAATAATTGCAATTTGTAGCTGTATACATGTTCTGTTGTACccttattttgataaaatatctAGCTACAAGATACTCTTTTAACTATGAACAGGGAAAAAGGAAAGGTATGCTATAGGCTTGTATTGCACCTTGGCTGCCAATAAAACTGCTGCAAAAACAGCAGGTTTATAGCATTTTGAATGTGGGCCAGATGTGAGACAAAGGCCTGTTGTTGTTGGTCACTTTTTCAGTAGCAAGCTTTTGAAAGCTAGATATCAATACCAACCTAAATCAAAATTGATGCAGATGATAGATTTGCTTTCATCTGCAGAATCCACAAGAGATTATACATTTTCTAGTTCTAAAACTGCTCAAAAACTGGATGCTCATGTTTGTTTGAGTTTCAGTCAGTAACGTGTTCTTTTGACTAGTTCTGTTTACTAAAAACATTTGATAGGATGTGCATGGGACTGTTGGAAAAGGTTGGACTTTTATTTGAAAGTGTTTGCGTTGTTGACGTTTTTTCTCGGCTTTTCCCTTAATTGTTCCCAGGTGTGTCTTGTTAACCTAGTTAGTTCTTGTGTGTATATAGCCCTCATGTACTCTTGGTATGGCATCATTTGGAGTTCTAGGTTCAGTTGTGGTTCACCTTTTATTGTACTCAGTAGCGTGTGGGGAGTTCTTAGATTTGGGTCTTTGCATTTCACATTTTTTCTCTGAATGATCATGTTTACAGTACAGGGAGCTGCACTTGGGTTCTATAACCTTTGCTCACCAGATGATTTCTGTTACGGAATGCAGTACCACGTAAAGAACCCGGCAGAGGAAATCTTTTCCCTCTGTCAAGGAGTGAACTACATTGAGGAATATTCACAGTGATTCTGTGAACTGACTAAACATTTGGACAGGGGAGAAGTTGAGCTAAAGGACTAATCAAACTGAATCTAGAACACAAAACAATGCTAGACAAGGAGTACACTTAGGCTATAAAGGCACAATAACTAACTTGGTTCACAAGACATATATGGGAACAATTAAGGGACACCTCAAGGAAAGACACAATATCCAAAATGCACAGTAACTGTCCAACTTCCTCCACCAGTCCCATGAGTGACACTTGGAGATTCATACATGTTAAACAATACAAACTCTTGACTTGAACAAAGTGAATTATACACTGCagcacatttttaatgtttatgaacaaTGATAACTTACATGTGCAATAAGAAGTAATTTAAACTATGCTTTGGATGATTATATGCAAAAATCCTAAACTTGCAATAGAGTAAAATATTGGCATAAAAATACAGCCCAATATGAAGCtgatatgaaaaaaaattatatattgaaatatatactGATATTGAAAATATGTggtaaattattcatttaaaataaagttcaaatgattatgtaaaatataacatttttgcaaaaaagttTTAGTTTCAAAGAGTATCAagataattacaaatatatattaccctgcatgtgtaaataaatttaaataattggaaaCATGAGACCATTTAAAAAACCATGGCAGTGTTCACCATTAACATTTAATTcaactttttaaaacaaattccTCGTGAATCATGATCACTTATTAAGTCATGTGGCAACAGTCTCACGAGAATCCTCAAATAATTCGGTTCAAGCTGGATGTCATTACAACAGTGACATCATTCAAACTACAATCAATTTGAAAACACTCCTACACTCTCACAACATGCTCCTTCCTTTGCATGGAGACACAAAGTAAACTCTCAGTCACTAAGTCAACTTTGCTTGTGGTATTGCTGCCATGAAATCATTGTACCATTAAAGGGAAAGTTATCATGATCCACTTATCAATGCCTCAGTctgcacatgttttttttttttgtaatctatTGCATAGTAGCAAAAGCAATCTCAGTGGTGCAAATGGCAGTACTTTGATGTGCACTACAGAAATGAGATGCAAGTTTGGTGATTCTGGATGTAGGGATTGTCTGTTTTTCTCAGATGTTCTCAGTGAGAAACTTCCTAAGCTAAAACACTCACATCTTGTACGTTAGTATCGCGCAATATGTACCCCTCTGTGTCTCTGTCACAGTGTGTGGGTGAGCTCTTGAGGGGGCAGAGGAGGGTGTGGAAATGCCTTCGAAACGTTTCTGACAGACAAGCGTACAGTATGGGATTGGCGCAGCTCCACGAGTAGGACAGCAGCACCACAAACTCAAAGCCACGGGTGAAGTTGAGTACCAGGTCTGTTCGGTGCAGAGAGCAGAAGTTGAAGACATAGAATGGCAGCCAGCATATGCCAAAGACCAGAACAACTGCCACGACCATCTTGGTGACCTGTTTCTCCAGTTTGTGGCTTTCCAAAGAGGAGGACAATCCACTCTGCTGCATGGCATTTCTGAGAGTCGCCACCAATGCGGTGTAAAATACAATCATTATGGTGAAGGGTAAGGCAAAGCCGAGTACGAATGTATAGCTAAGAAAGGTCAACCACCAGGTGTCAGAGGCCACGTTGGGGTCTAGAGTGCACAAACCATAGTTGGCGGAAAAGTGAATAGCCATAGGCAAGACAGGAAATAGTGAGATAAACCACATTAGGGCAGCAATAATCTTTGCCCGTTGAGGTGTCCGCCAGCGAGCAAAGCGCAATGGGTCTACTAGAGCCATGTAGCGGTCAACACTCATCACGGTTAGGCAGAATACGCTTGTGAATTGGTTTATGCCATCCAGAACCATAACCAGTTTGCAGACCAGGTCTCCAAAGATCCATTGGTCCTGGAAGTTTTGGATAGCAATGAACGGGAGTCCTATCATGAAAAGGCCATCCGCCAAAGCTAGGTTAAAAATGTAGACTGTGGTCGCAGATGACATTTTGTCCAGCTTCAAAATGGCGATGATAACCAGGGAGTTTCCTCCCAAACCCACAATGCATACTGCCAGGTAGAGGACAGCCATGGTAACACTGAAGGCATCAAAATTCTTGTGAAAATAGACATTGTTTATCGAAGTACTGTCCAAATCCAGAATTGACACGTTGTCGTAAAACATTCCTAAAGGTATAGCAGTTTCCATTTCTGCCCAGAAACAGTTTGTAGTCCCTCTAGGAGATGTTTATAGTTGTTAAAAGGAAGAGAAGGAAAATACAATGCAAGACAATCAAAGTCCAAGAAGTTGCTGACGTAAACAGTCCTTGCTCACAACTAGTTTACATCCTTAAAAGTTGTTTGTTCTCCTGTTCTTGAAGCAGTTTTATCTTCCCAATCCAGGAACTTCAGTATTAGCCATCAAAAAAATTTCAGCCTAAGGTTTGAGGAAAAATATACTTTACCCACAAACTGGTACCATCTCTGGCACTCAAAGGGCTGGTAAGGTAGTTGCTGATAGATCTAAGTGGGAGAAAAACCCAAACTGCAAAACAGTTCCTCAGAGAAATCTAGTGGGTGTTAGACCCTCCTGGTGAGTTCTTATATATCCCCCCAGCAGCGtccggagtgtgtgtgtgtgtgtgtatgtgtgaaaggaCATTCTCTGACAGATTGTCTCCGACGGCCCTGTTTATGTGATAAGCTGTGCTGGCTTGTTCCAATCCACTGTTATGAGGTTTCCAGGGTGCCATCTGTTACAATACTTTTGTTTTCATAACTAAACATTCTTCTCAGAAGGTCCCATCCAGCCTCTTTCTTTCACACTCCCTTACTCTCACTCCCTCTCATTTTCCTCCTTCACTCCACCCCTCTGTTTCCTCCCTTTCCTCGTAGTTCAGTGGGGGGTCAATCTGAGCTGATCAACCCCCAACTTCCCCTCAGGGCCAGCCACTTTCCAGATACATCCCCAGCCGATGAGTGATGAATTTGAGCTGGCTCCCGCTGCT
This window of the Xyrauchen texanus isolate HMW12.3.18 chromosome 40, RBS_HiC_50CHRs, whole genome shotgun sequence genome carries:
- the LOC127633750 gene encoding somatostatin receptor type 2-like, with product METAIPLGMFYDNVSILDLDSTSINNVYFHKNFDAFSVTMAVLYLAVCIVGLGGNSLVIIAILKLDKMSSATTVYIFNLALADGLFMIGLPFIAIQNFQDQWIFGDLVCKLVMVLDGINQFTSVFCLTVMSVDRYMALVDPLRFARWRTPQRAKIIAALMWFISLFPVLPMAIHFSANYGLCTLDPNVASDTWWLTFLSYTFVLGFALPFTIMIVFYTALVATLRNAMQQSGLSSSLESHKLEKQVTKMVVAVVLVFGICWLPFYVFNFCSLHRTDLVLNFTRGFEFVVLLSYSWSCANPILYACLSETFRRHFHTLLCPLKSSPTHCDRDTEGYILRDTNVQDVSVLA